A single region of the Manihot esculenta cultivar AM560-2 chromosome 12, M.esculenta_v8, whole genome shotgun sequence genome encodes:
- the LOC110627576 gene encoding salicylic acid-binding protein 2-like, whose product MTSVRPSSIFLHDLSNANKAISEEFQLWMIPNSAVEEALEIEGSGHMPMDKARTPSEAWLDNEFLPYSSSLRHPTSLFFGLKLISSKLYQLSHIEDLELSMTSVGPSSIFLHDLSNANKAIFEEFQLRMIPNSAVEKALEIEGSDHML is encoded by the exons ATGACTTCGGTGAGGCCATCATCAATTTTCCTGCATGATTTGTCCAATGCAAACAAAGCCATTTCCGAGGAGTTTCAGCTATGGATGATTCCAAATAGTGCTGTTGAAGAAGCGTTGGAGATTGAAGGTTCAGGCCATATGCCTATG GACAAGGCAAGGACTCCAAGTGAAGCATGGCTAGACAATGAATTTTTACCCTACAGCAGCTCTCTACGGCATCCAACTTCACTGTTTTTTGGCCTAAAATTAATATCCTCCAAGCTGTATCAACTAAGTCACATTGAGGATCTTGAATTATCAATGACTTCGGTGGGGCCATCATCAATTTTCCTGCACGATTTGTCCAATGCAAACAAAGCCATTTTCGAGGAGTTTCAGCTACGGATGATTCCAAATAGTGCTGTTGAAAAAGCGTTGGAGATTGAAGGTTCAGATCATATGCTATGA